In Bombus vancouverensis nearcticus chromosome 1, iyBomVanc1_principal, whole genome shotgun sequence, a single genomic region encodes these proteins:
- the LOC117160552 gene encoding uncharacterized protein LOC117160552 isoform X2, protein MDHVRLYVHGANFKNDTKKEMVKNNGRLKLNNDESKPSIIELFPWILEFKKMCRCIHTEKSMASLTELMQFYVRNVSVSVNECYTRPLRAAKLKDSISETLMLFLYIYRELSEDHDRFSYLNNMSDLLALYIDMELKASRKSRENHDKICARITSCLYVYLEHSMEHLLDTLIKVQLMCCSYHHILDPIITKIIKNIPIHPESSIMYIRYFFIYRLWRKINENVAVKDQITAAAIASLGPLPSTFSSSILEDVLPKVPKSQPNSTKALLQHKFDIKKHCEMFAQYCRKSNGSVYQDGIATPIDSSSRINSKMSEDMVKKDVEYVDNNVNSIISDKNKKNESISLLNTFKTLNLEEQTSFKCLGTFSNNISTEHVNSKTIKSNKNRLRRKCKKSNEIVIIDLTNDIVLEKCIKKRKSRKLPWLEEAKKNIDLKIVKASHKKKRQEHVGLTHPSNTSRNISHRSEDSSQSVCTTKSLGEKNESNACRTVVLKNDENKMEIDKELITCTESIRKSIGTEVNTKEVNVKASTMISKTVLTEILPLTKQVSKISNSVVNGNCLSNADISNIQSDEKENDSFNKQTVIKRLTETDVFSEPETREKVESFKKVCDLETECPGVNNTTICTQYNSKDNADSSNRSNVNVINDEVTERVTLSENLELERNNQNVSSDKMLNNTCFSERVCKSDYSNRTVNSEIRHEELITPQNNDRNETISTGRIQKVEASPIKNVLDYEEKQGSSGILVEISTMQKKFESRMESKSSKCVNRAKDKFCTRPELEICSYDEINENIRENKSSIDNIRESIFESYSTDKKDISNTINATCPNENIENNENSCIDTNFKEPVGDKCDNNIGKYVNKEDVPCKSDKVSSEITSKECNNLYKVTEEKNVCTVAKNKYIVQDSELQDNIDGLSLLASVSQHIPHLKPESDVKCDQIKVKDYASLRYACCNQITDDETDTNDSSNTVSLLLENPSAEIINRIVGIYPEDTIDKVELRVEVTSNEAESGNGDSELCKVISHPETSINYDTDALTHNFAPIENNAQTVKENTNVILNGETIVLLQKSPNSNLYIINKAVENSEDHTSDEEINRLKEKNWISPTEDCGQFEAITSLDYASCNLELTSYNKELSYQENKCSVEGIKIEPEDKNFADTKVYSKKAPLSTDMLSVNSQMYQEVNLMSKSMEKRKSKSNLTFRQNIKQEFNISNHIAPNCAIPGFNGIHSHPHEVNAQHPLHISTTHPTTLPPIYGNCAGNGELCVPYHKHCTSVSCSLQINANTSLHSHAKSGSSCGRSHCSCLNCTYDIVAHCRQCIHPATDTHVSCIESSPYFLPTHSSVQSPAVQEHDRAKNEVVIEKLYDDQLLCKIENNLLQNKSLEKLGVQCDSEKEVFKKNAENKLPLKKRLKAHAMAYAGAPIKTEKIDNYPAMPMMSIAALEALDNTRKRSDQIVKSEYELSLAKKQELRGDYHCNSHLIRRNYYKDVQDTESHQNLANENARKIECQFRPTNDQTSNTIYQESCLQRTVKTFAQQEEVNLLDVTSIKQFEIETIEQEGTYKRVKKTQSPLRQTRSSKRNVPKVNYSYTDVDPEWNPSGESKRRRKKASR, encoded by the exons ATGGACCACGTGCGGCTATATGTGCATGGCGCCAATTTTAAAAATG ATACCAAAAAGGAAATGGTTAAAAACAATGGAAGACTAAAATTGAACAATGATGAATCAAAACCATCAATTATTGAGCTGTTTCCTTGGATCCTAGAGTTTAAAAAAATGTGCAGGTGTATACATACAGAAAAAAGTATGGCATCTTTAACAGAACTTATGCAATTTTATGTGAG AAATGTAAGTGTCAGTGTAAATGAATGTTACACAAGGCCTTTAAGAGCAGCAAAATTAAAGGATTCTATTAGTGAGACTTTAATGTTGTTCTTATATATTTATCGTGAACTTTCTGAG GATCATGATAGGTTcagttatttaaataatatgtcCGACTTATTAGCGCTCTATATAGATATGGAATTAAAAGCATCTAGGAAAAGCAGAGAAAATCATGATAAAATTTGTGCAAGGATTACTTCTTGTCTTTATGTTTATCTAG AACATTCCATGGAACATTTATTAGATACTTTAATCAAGGTACAACTAATGTGTTGCAGTTATCATCATATTTTAGATCCAATTATAAC gaaaataataaaaaatattcccaTTCACCCAGAATCTAGTATTATGTATATTcgttacttttttatttatcgtttgtggagaaaaataaatgaaaatgtggCTGTAAAAGATCAAATAACAGCTGCTGCAATTGCATCTCTGGGGCCATTGCCATCTACATTCTCATCAAGTATATTAGAAGATGTATTGCCAAAAGTGCCAAAGAGTCAACCAAATTCTACAAAAGCTCTATTGCAGCataaatttgatataaaaaaacattGTGAAATGTTTGCACAATATTGCAGAAAAAGCAATGGAAGTGTATATCAGGACGGAATTGCAACTCCCATTGATTCGTCCAGTAGAATTAATTCAAAAATG TCGGAAGATATGGTTAAGAAAGATGTAGAATATGTAGATAATAACGTAAATTCAATTATatcagataaaaataaaaaaaatgaatcTATTTCTTTGCTAAATACTTTTAAAACTTTAAATTTGGAAGAACAAACTAGTTTTAAATGTTTAGGTACTTTTTCGAATAATATTTCTACGGAGCATGTTAATTCTAAAacaattaaatcaaataaaaatcgtTTGCGGAGGAAATGTAAAAAGTCCAATGAGATTGTAATTATTGATTTAACTAATGATATAGTGCTCGAGAAAtgtataaagaaaagaaagtctAGAAAACTACCATGGTTAGAAGAAGCAAAAAAGAATATCGATTTAAAGATAGTAAAAGCATCACACAAGAAGAAAAGGCAGGAACATGTTGGGCTTACACATCCATCAAATACCTCACGAAATATTAGTCATCGATCGGAAGATTCCTCTCAATCGGTATGTACCACGAAAAGTCTCGGCGAAAAAAATGAATCTAATGCATGCCGAACGGTTGTCcttaaaaatgatgaaaataagATGGAAATCGACAAAGAGTTAATAACTTGTACAGAAAGTATAAGAAAATCGATTGGTACGGAAGTCAATACTAAAGAAGTAAATGTTAAAGCGTCTACAATGATTAGTAAAACAGTTCTAACCGAGATACTCCCGCTAACGAAGCAAGTATCAAAAATTTCAAACAGCGTTGTTAATGGTAATTGTTTAAGTAATGCAGATATTTCGAATATACAGAGCGACGAGAAGGAGAATGATAGTTTTAATAAACAAACTGTGATCAAGCGATTGACAGAAACAGACGTTTTCTCAGAGCCTGAAACACGCGAAAAAGTTGAAAGTTTTAAAAAAGTCTGTGATCTAGAAACAGAATGCCCAGGTGTAAATAATACCACAATTTGTACTCAGTATAATTCCAAAGATAACGCTGATAGTTCTAATCGTTCTAATGTTAATGTAATTAATGACGAGGTAACTGAAAGGGTAACATTGTCGGAAAACTTAGAGCTCGAAAGGAATAATCAAAATGTCTCGAGCGACAAAATGTTAAATAATACTTGTTTCAGTGAACGTGTTTGTAAATCTGACTACTCTAACAGGACTGTTAATTCCGAAATTAGACACGAGGAATTAATTACGCCGCAAAATAATGATAGAAATGAAACAATCTCTACTGGAAGAATCCAGAAAGTTGAAGCTTCTCCTATTAAAAATGTATTAGATTATGAGGAGAAGCAAGGATCATCAGGTATACTTGTCGAAATTTCGACAATGCAAAAGAAGTTTGAATCGCGAATGGAATCGAAATCATCAAAGTGCGTAAACAGAGCGAAAGATAAATTCTGCACGCGACCAGAATTAGAAATCTGTAGTTATGATGAAATAAACGAGAATATAAGAGAAAATAAATCAAGCATCGATAACATTAGAGAATCTATTTTCGAATCTTATTCTACggataagaaagatatttctaATACAATTAATGCAACGTGCCcgaatgaaaatattgaaaataatgaaaattcttGTATCGATACAAACTTTAAGGAGCCTGTAGGGGACAAGTGCGATAATAATATTGGCAAATATGTTAATAAGGAAGATGTTCCTTGCAAATCTGACAAAGTGTCATCAGAAATCACGTCGAAGGagtgtaataatttatataaagtaACAGAGGAGAAAAATGTGTGTACCGTTgccaaaaataaatatatcgttcAAGATTCTGAATTACAAGACAATATCGATGGTCTGTCGTTGTTGGCGAGTGTTTCACAGCATATACCACATTTAAAGCCTGAATCCGACGTAAAATGCGAccaaataaaagtaaaagattACGCATCTTTGAGGTATGCGTGTTGCAATCAAATCACTGATGACGAGACTGATACAAATGATTCGTCAAATACCGTTTCCCTATTACTTGAAAATCCATCCGCAGAAATAATCAATAGAATCGTTGGCATTTATCCCGAGGACACCATAGATAAAGTCGAgcttcgagtagaagtaacatCTAACGAAGCAGAGAGTGGAAACGGTGATAGCGAGTTGTGTAAAGTCATTTCTCATCCGGAAACAAGCATAAATTACGACACGGACGCGCTGACGCATAATTTCGCCCCCATTGAGAATAATGCGCAAACCGTGAAAGAGAATACAAACGTAATACTAAACGGAGAAACCATAGTTTTGCTGCAAAAGTCTCCTAACAGTAATCTGTATATTATAAACAAAGCGGTTGAAAATTCGGAGGATCACACTAGCGACGAGGAAATCAACAggttaaaagagaaaaattggaTATCTCCAACTGAAGATTGTGGACAATTCGAAGCTATAACTTCTCTGGACTATGCATCGTGTAACTTGGAATTAACTTCGTACAACAAGGAATTATCGTATCAAGAGAACAAGTGTTCCGTAGAAGGGATCAAGATTGAACCGGAAGATAAGAATTTTGCAGACACGAAAGTATATTCAAAAAAAGCACCGCTATCGACTGACATGCTTTCTGTCAATTCGCAAATGTATCAGGAGGTAAACTTGATGAGCAAATCGATGGAAAAGCGGAAATCAAAATCGAATCTCACCTTCCGACAAAATATCAAGCAAGAGTTCAATATCTCTAATCACATCGCGCCGAACTGCGCGATCCCGGGATTCAATGGAATTCACTCACATCCACACGAAGTTAATGCTCAACATCCCTTACATATATCTACCACTCATCCAACTACCTTACCACCGATCTATGGAAATTGTGCAGGCAATGGGGAATTATGCGTACCATATCATAAACATTGCACCTCAGTATCGTGTAGTTTGCAAATTAATGCTAACACTTCCCTTCATTCGCACGCGAAATCGGGTAGTTCATGTGGAAGATCGCATTGCTCCTGTTTAAATTGCACCTACGATATCGTCGCGCATTGCAGACAGTGTATACACCCAGCGACGGATACCCACGTGTCTTGTATCGAAAGTAGTCCGTATTTTTTGCCAACGCATTCGTCAGTACAAAGCCCTGCCGTCCAAGAGCATGACAGAGCAAAGAATGAAGTCGTTATAGAAAAATTATACGACGATCAATTATTGTGTAAAATAGAGAACAACCTCTTGCAAAATAAGTCATTGGAAAAACTGGGAGTACAGTGCGACTCAGAAAAAGaagtgtttaaaaaaaatgcaGAGAATAAGTTGCCTTTAAAGAAAAGGCTGAAGGCGCATGCTATGGCATATGCGGGCGCACCTATAAAAACTGAAAAAATAGACAATTATCCAGCTATGCCTATGATGTCTATAGCTGCTTTAGAAGCGTTGGACAATACACGGAAGAGGTCTGATCAAATCGTTAAATCCGAATACGAACTGTCTCTTGCGAAAAAGCAGGAACTGCGTGGTGATTATCACTGCAATTCGCATTTGATAAGAAGAAATTATTACAAAGATGTACAGGATACCGAATCACATCAGAATCTGGCGAACGAAAATGCAAGAAAGATCGAATGCCAATTTCGACCGACAAATGATCAAACTAGTAATACTATATATCAAGAATCTTGCCTTCAGAGGACAGTTAAAACATTCGCGCAACAGGAAGAGGTGAATCTATTAGACGTGACGTCGATAAAGCAATTTGAGATAGAAACGATAGAGCAAGAAGGAACGTATAAAAGGGTAAAGAAAACACAGTCGCCTCTACGGCAAACGAGAAGCTCAAAAAGAAACGTTcctaaagtaaattattcttaCACCGATGTTGATCCAGAGTGGAATCCGTCCGGTGAGTCAAAACGCAGACGTAAAAAGGCTAGTCGATGA
- the LOC117160552 gene encoding uncharacterized protein LOC117160552 isoform X1, with product MNCVVEERINSMQNENARVQDTKKEMVKNNGRLKLNNDESKPSIIELFPWILEFKKMCRCIHTEKSMASLTELMQFYVRNVSVSVNECYTRPLRAAKLKDSISETLMLFLYIYRELSEDHDRFSYLNNMSDLLALYIDMELKASRKSRENHDKICARITSCLYVYLEHSMEHLLDTLIKVQLMCCSYHHILDPIITKIIKNIPIHPESSIMYIRYFFIYRLWRKINENVAVKDQITAAAIASLGPLPSTFSSSILEDVLPKVPKSQPNSTKALLQHKFDIKKHCEMFAQYCRKSNGSVYQDGIATPIDSSSRINSKMSEDMVKKDVEYVDNNVNSIISDKNKKNESISLLNTFKTLNLEEQTSFKCLGTFSNNISTEHVNSKTIKSNKNRLRRKCKKSNEIVIIDLTNDIVLEKCIKKRKSRKLPWLEEAKKNIDLKIVKASHKKKRQEHVGLTHPSNTSRNISHRSEDSSQSVCTTKSLGEKNESNACRTVVLKNDENKMEIDKELITCTESIRKSIGTEVNTKEVNVKASTMISKTVLTEILPLTKQVSKISNSVVNGNCLSNADISNIQSDEKENDSFNKQTVIKRLTETDVFSEPETREKVESFKKVCDLETECPGVNNTTICTQYNSKDNADSSNRSNVNVINDEVTERVTLSENLELERNNQNVSSDKMLNNTCFSERVCKSDYSNRTVNSEIRHEELITPQNNDRNETISTGRIQKVEASPIKNVLDYEEKQGSSGILVEISTMQKKFESRMESKSSKCVNRAKDKFCTRPELEICSYDEINENIRENKSSIDNIRESIFESYSTDKKDISNTINATCPNENIENNENSCIDTNFKEPVGDKCDNNIGKYVNKEDVPCKSDKVSSEITSKECNNLYKVTEEKNVCTVAKNKYIVQDSELQDNIDGLSLLASVSQHIPHLKPESDVKCDQIKVKDYASLRYACCNQITDDETDTNDSSNTVSLLLENPSAEIINRIVGIYPEDTIDKVELRVEVTSNEAESGNGDSELCKVISHPETSINYDTDALTHNFAPIENNAQTVKENTNVILNGETIVLLQKSPNSNLYIINKAVENSEDHTSDEEINRLKEKNWISPTEDCGQFEAITSLDYASCNLELTSYNKELSYQENKCSVEGIKIEPEDKNFADTKVYSKKAPLSTDMLSVNSQMYQEVNLMSKSMEKRKSKSNLTFRQNIKQEFNISNHIAPNCAIPGFNGIHSHPHEVNAQHPLHISTTHPTTLPPIYGNCAGNGELCVPYHKHCTSVSCSLQINANTSLHSHAKSGSSCGRSHCSCLNCTYDIVAHCRQCIHPATDTHVSCIESSPYFLPTHSSVQSPAVQEHDRAKNEVVIEKLYDDQLLCKIENNLLQNKSLEKLGVQCDSEKEVFKKNAENKLPLKKRLKAHAMAYAGAPIKTEKIDNYPAMPMMSIAALEALDNTRKRSDQIVKSEYELSLAKKQELRGDYHCNSHLIRRNYYKDVQDTESHQNLANENARKIECQFRPTNDQTSNTIYQESCLQRTVKTFAQQEEVNLLDVTSIKQFEIETIEQEGTYKRVKKTQSPLRQTRSSKRNVPKVNYSYTDVDPEWNPSGESKRRRKKASR from the exons atGAATTGTGTTGTGGAAGAGCGGATAAACAGCATGCAAAACGAAAACGCTCGGGTGCAAG ATACCAAAAAGGAAATGGTTAAAAACAATGGAAGACTAAAATTGAACAATGATGAATCAAAACCATCAATTATTGAGCTGTTTCCTTGGATCCTAGAGTTTAAAAAAATGTGCAGGTGTATACATACAGAAAAAAGTATGGCATCTTTAACAGAACTTATGCAATTTTATGTGAG AAATGTAAGTGTCAGTGTAAATGAATGTTACACAAGGCCTTTAAGAGCAGCAAAATTAAAGGATTCTATTAGTGAGACTTTAATGTTGTTCTTATATATTTATCGTGAACTTTCTGAG GATCATGATAGGTTcagttatttaaataatatgtcCGACTTATTAGCGCTCTATATAGATATGGAATTAAAAGCATCTAGGAAAAGCAGAGAAAATCATGATAAAATTTGTGCAAGGATTACTTCTTGTCTTTATGTTTATCTAG AACATTCCATGGAACATTTATTAGATACTTTAATCAAGGTACAACTAATGTGTTGCAGTTATCATCATATTTTAGATCCAATTATAAC gaaaataataaaaaatattcccaTTCACCCAGAATCTAGTATTATGTATATTcgttacttttttatttatcgtttgtggagaaaaataaatgaaaatgtggCTGTAAAAGATCAAATAACAGCTGCTGCAATTGCATCTCTGGGGCCATTGCCATCTACATTCTCATCAAGTATATTAGAAGATGTATTGCCAAAAGTGCCAAAGAGTCAACCAAATTCTACAAAAGCTCTATTGCAGCataaatttgatataaaaaaacattGTGAAATGTTTGCACAATATTGCAGAAAAAGCAATGGAAGTGTATATCAGGACGGAATTGCAACTCCCATTGATTCGTCCAGTAGAATTAATTCAAAAATG TCGGAAGATATGGTTAAGAAAGATGTAGAATATGTAGATAATAACGTAAATTCAATTATatcagataaaaataaaaaaaatgaatcTATTTCTTTGCTAAATACTTTTAAAACTTTAAATTTGGAAGAACAAACTAGTTTTAAATGTTTAGGTACTTTTTCGAATAATATTTCTACGGAGCATGTTAATTCTAAAacaattaaatcaaataaaaatcgtTTGCGGAGGAAATGTAAAAAGTCCAATGAGATTGTAATTATTGATTTAACTAATGATATAGTGCTCGAGAAAtgtataaagaaaagaaagtctAGAAAACTACCATGGTTAGAAGAAGCAAAAAAGAATATCGATTTAAAGATAGTAAAAGCATCACACAAGAAGAAAAGGCAGGAACATGTTGGGCTTACACATCCATCAAATACCTCACGAAATATTAGTCATCGATCGGAAGATTCCTCTCAATCGGTATGTACCACGAAAAGTCTCGGCGAAAAAAATGAATCTAATGCATGCCGAACGGTTGTCcttaaaaatgatgaaaataagATGGAAATCGACAAAGAGTTAATAACTTGTACAGAAAGTATAAGAAAATCGATTGGTACGGAAGTCAATACTAAAGAAGTAAATGTTAAAGCGTCTACAATGATTAGTAAAACAGTTCTAACCGAGATACTCCCGCTAACGAAGCAAGTATCAAAAATTTCAAACAGCGTTGTTAATGGTAATTGTTTAAGTAATGCAGATATTTCGAATATACAGAGCGACGAGAAGGAGAATGATAGTTTTAATAAACAAACTGTGATCAAGCGATTGACAGAAACAGACGTTTTCTCAGAGCCTGAAACACGCGAAAAAGTTGAAAGTTTTAAAAAAGTCTGTGATCTAGAAACAGAATGCCCAGGTGTAAATAATACCACAATTTGTACTCAGTATAATTCCAAAGATAACGCTGATAGTTCTAATCGTTCTAATGTTAATGTAATTAATGACGAGGTAACTGAAAGGGTAACATTGTCGGAAAACTTAGAGCTCGAAAGGAATAATCAAAATGTCTCGAGCGACAAAATGTTAAATAATACTTGTTTCAGTGAACGTGTTTGTAAATCTGACTACTCTAACAGGACTGTTAATTCCGAAATTAGACACGAGGAATTAATTACGCCGCAAAATAATGATAGAAATGAAACAATCTCTACTGGAAGAATCCAGAAAGTTGAAGCTTCTCCTATTAAAAATGTATTAGATTATGAGGAGAAGCAAGGATCATCAGGTATACTTGTCGAAATTTCGACAATGCAAAAGAAGTTTGAATCGCGAATGGAATCGAAATCATCAAAGTGCGTAAACAGAGCGAAAGATAAATTCTGCACGCGACCAGAATTAGAAATCTGTAGTTATGATGAAATAAACGAGAATATAAGAGAAAATAAATCAAGCATCGATAACATTAGAGAATCTATTTTCGAATCTTATTCTACggataagaaagatatttctaATACAATTAATGCAACGTGCCcgaatgaaaatattgaaaataatgaaaattcttGTATCGATACAAACTTTAAGGAGCCTGTAGGGGACAAGTGCGATAATAATATTGGCAAATATGTTAATAAGGAAGATGTTCCTTGCAAATCTGACAAAGTGTCATCAGAAATCACGTCGAAGGagtgtaataatttatataaagtaACAGAGGAGAAAAATGTGTGTACCGTTgccaaaaataaatatatcgttcAAGATTCTGAATTACAAGACAATATCGATGGTCTGTCGTTGTTGGCGAGTGTTTCACAGCATATACCACATTTAAAGCCTGAATCCGACGTAAAATGCGAccaaataaaagtaaaagattACGCATCTTTGAGGTATGCGTGTTGCAATCAAATCACTGATGACGAGACTGATACAAATGATTCGTCAAATACCGTTTCCCTATTACTTGAAAATCCATCCGCAGAAATAATCAATAGAATCGTTGGCATTTATCCCGAGGACACCATAGATAAAGTCGAgcttcgagtagaagtaacatCTAACGAAGCAGAGAGTGGAAACGGTGATAGCGAGTTGTGTAAAGTCATTTCTCATCCGGAAACAAGCATAAATTACGACACGGACGCGCTGACGCATAATTTCGCCCCCATTGAGAATAATGCGCAAACCGTGAAAGAGAATACAAACGTAATACTAAACGGAGAAACCATAGTTTTGCTGCAAAAGTCTCCTAACAGTAATCTGTATATTATAAACAAAGCGGTTGAAAATTCGGAGGATCACACTAGCGACGAGGAAATCAACAggttaaaagagaaaaattggaTATCTCCAACTGAAGATTGTGGACAATTCGAAGCTATAACTTCTCTGGACTATGCATCGTGTAACTTGGAATTAACTTCGTACAACAAGGAATTATCGTATCAAGAGAACAAGTGTTCCGTAGAAGGGATCAAGATTGAACCGGAAGATAAGAATTTTGCAGACACGAAAGTATATTCAAAAAAAGCACCGCTATCGACTGACATGCTTTCTGTCAATTCGCAAATGTATCAGGAGGTAAACTTGATGAGCAAATCGATGGAAAAGCGGAAATCAAAATCGAATCTCACCTTCCGACAAAATATCAAGCAAGAGTTCAATATCTCTAATCACATCGCGCCGAACTGCGCGATCCCGGGATTCAATGGAATTCACTCACATCCACACGAAGTTAATGCTCAACATCCCTTACATATATCTACCACTCATCCAACTACCTTACCACCGATCTATGGAAATTGTGCAGGCAATGGGGAATTATGCGTACCATATCATAAACATTGCACCTCAGTATCGTGTAGTTTGCAAATTAATGCTAACACTTCCCTTCATTCGCACGCGAAATCGGGTAGTTCATGTGGAAGATCGCATTGCTCCTGTTTAAATTGCACCTACGATATCGTCGCGCATTGCAGACAGTGTATACACCCAGCGACGGATACCCACGTGTCTTGTATCGAAAGTAGTCCGTATTTTTTGCCAACGCATTCGTCAGTACAAAGCCCTGCCGTCCAAGAGCATGACAGAGCAAAGAATGAAGTCGTTATAGAAAAATTATACGACGATCAATTATTGTGTAAAATAGAGAACAACCTCTTGCAAAATAAGTCATTGGAAAAACTGGGAGTACAGTGCGACTCAGAAAAAGaagtgtttaaaaaaaatgcaGAGAATAAGTTGCCTTTAAAGAAAAGGCTGAAGGCGCATGCTATGGCATATGCGGGCGCACCTATAAAAACTGAAAAAATAGACAATTATCCAGCTATGCCTATGATGTCTATAGCTGCTTTAGAAGCGTTGGACAATACACGGAAGAGGTCTGATCAAATCGTTAAATCCGAATACGAACTGTCTCTTGCGAAAAAGCAGGAACTGCGTGGTGATTATCACTGCAATTCGCATTTGATAAGAAGAAATTATTACAAAGATGTACAGGATACCGAATCACATCAGAATCTGGCGAACGAAAATGCAAGAAAGATCGAATGCCAATTTCGACCGACAAATGATCAAACTAGTAATACTATATATCAAGAATCTTGCCTTCAGAGGACAGTTAAAACATTCGCGCAACAGGAAGAGGTGAATCTATTAGACGTGACGTCGATAAAGCAATTTGAGATAGAAACGATAGAGCAAGAAGGAACGTATAAAAGGGTAAAGAAAACACAGTCGCCTCTACGGCAAACGAGAAGCTCAAAAAGAAACGTTcctaaagtaaattattcttaCACCGATGTTGATCCAGAGTGGAATCCGTCCGGTGAGTCAAAACGCAGACGTAAAAAGGCTAGTCGATGA